The genomic stretch AGGCGGGCGGTTTCATCTTGCCAACTGTGACTTTGGTGACTTTAGTTGTCAGCTTGCTGGTAGTCTCCACAGTTGCCCGCTCAACTGACCGTGCTAGAGAAGCTTCTAATGCTCGAGTTGAACAAGTATATCGCAGCGCTAACTCGGCGATTCTCGATCGCGCTAGGGCAAAGATTAGCGCCCTAATCGAAGATCCCACTCTACCTGGGGGAACTCCACCTGAATCTTCCCTCTACCAAGCTATTACTAGCGACAATGGTAACTACACCTTTGCCGATGAAGTTCGCCTCCAAATCGTCGATCCCGCAGTAAAATCTCCATCTAACGTCATTAACTGGGGAGCAGTTGCGATCTCTGATAATGATGCTGTTGGTACGACTTGGAAGTTCCCTGTTGATACTGACAGCAATGGTAAGTTTGACTCCTTTGCAATTTACACTATTCTGTTCCGTACAACGCCACGGGATACGGTTACTAACCTCAATACCCGTGCGGTTAGCCCAATCGAAGTCCGCACACCACCGATGGACAATGGGGTGCTAAGTGGTGCTTGTGTAAATGCGGCTTCCTCTGGTGCTAGTACGACGGAAGGTTGGGTAACGACATCGGATAACGCTCTCAAAAAGAGTTTCTTTGTCTATGCACTAACGGTTCCAATTACTACGCCACTCAATGATCCATCTAGCCCTCTTACCGCAGCAGAGCAAGCGGGTGGAGCCTTTGAAACTTATGCTGGTAATCCATCTTTCAGTGCGCTCGAACTCCAACAAGACCGTGCGCGATCGCCTCAAAATAATAATGCGGTTTGGTTTGAAGGGGACTTAGAAATATCACGGGCAGCAGCCTTTGACTTGAACGGAAGAATCTATACAGCTGGGAATCTGATGTTGGGGGTTGAAAGTTCTCCGATCAGGCTTTTCCAAGTTAGTAGTCCTTCTTCTTGCTATTACAAAGAAGAAAATAGCAAAATTTCTGTAGCAGGGAATGTTGTTGAAGGGGATGCTCTCGTTAGTGACAACTCATTGAGTGTAAATTCAACGGTTGGGGTGCATTTGTTCCGAGGAGGTGGGGTAGATCCTACGGGTGGGAATCCTAATACTTTGGTTGGAACTAATGCTGGAGCTGCTGCAGGACAAATCAAGATTATTGATAACTCAACCCAAAGCGTAGAAGACAATGATTCAAATCGGGGACGTGATGTTGCTTTTAATGACTTTGCCTATAACTTTCGGGTAGATGCACTGGTTAACTTAGCTGATGCCACATTTTCAGGGGCGAATGTCATTACTTCAGGATTACCTTCCTACGCATCGATTACAGATAAGGATGTTCTGACCAGTGATCCACTGCCTGTCAAGTTAGATATTGTGAAGCGAGTAATTGATGAAGGTCTTACTACAGAAGCTGACTTTAGAGTTGCTCGCAGAAAGGCTTTAGATGCCTATTTTAGATTGCGGACACGCAAAGTTCCCTATCGTGAAGTTCCCTATGGTGCTTCCGATAGCGTAATTTACGGTGGAGTTACACCCGCAATTACTACAGTTACCACAGCTAGCGGGTCAGAATGGCAGCCTCCAATCGAGTGGATGTTTCCTGCCTATTCCAATGCAGCTCCAATGACAGGAGATGTCTCTGTAGCCGCCGATCTCGTGAATATTAAGGCTGGTAAATCTTTAATAAGAGGAAGTGCTGGCACAAATCCAACTACGGTTCCGCCTACAGTGGCAAAAATTGGTGACTTGACCCTAGGAAAAACCAGTACGATTTCATCAGCATCGATCGCTGCTTTGCCTGCCACCAAGCCCGAAGATGAGAAGGTTACTTACGAGCAATTTTTGGGCGATCGCGTATTAGTTGGTAATAACTTACCTGCACTATGGCTCAAAAATGATGGTGGCATCAATCGCTATGTAGGTTTGACGGAGGCAAATTACCTCACCAGTAACGATTCAATTCGCTGGAACAATACGGAGACTTCGGCGATCGCTGCCTCCACTGCTAACAGTCGCTATCGCTTTACCCAATCAAATTCGCTCAAGTCTTTGGGTGTGTCAGATCGAGGCGGTTTCTGGGAACTCAATGCGGCTGACAACCCCGGATTTGACGCTACTGGTAAGTCAACTCCCACCACCACACCAGTTAGTGGTGGTCTCAGAGTTGTTACTAGTGCAGGGGTGTATAGTCGTAAAGCAACCCAAACATTTCTACCCGCGCCACCTGCTTTAGTTGATAACCCGATTACCTCTAATGACACTTCCACTTCATCACCAGAATCTGATTTTCGTTACAGATTAAATGAAGCGAATTTCCCAGTTGTCTGGAGTGATGCGATGCCAATGACTGGCTCGGTCAAACTAGATACTTCCGTAACTCCTAATGTCTATCGTCCTTGGAATTGGACTGCTGGGCGTTGGGCAAATTCTACGGATGCTGCAACTGTTACTATCGATGCTCTGGGCAATACTGCACCCAATCCTGACAATCGGAAGGGTGATTTGCAGATGCGAGCCACTGCGGTCTATCACTACAAAACATCGGCATATGACCCAGCCGCTCCTGCTACATACCAAGCTCCGATCGCCTGTGTCAGTAGCTACTACGATCCCACTAATTCCGTTACTGCTCAAGATGTTTCTGTAGCAGGTGGGCGCTCAAATAATGGATATTCCTATGCTGTTGGTCAAACTGCTGCTAACATCACATCTGGCATCACCTTTACCAATTCAACAGGGCTATTTACAGTCACTTCTGGAGCTGACGATCCTGCGGACGCAGGTGTTGCTCTATCATCTCGTCTGGCATATCAAGCAAACTTAATGTTCCCTAATGGTAGATTTGCCAATGAACCATTACGGAATGCACTCATCAAAGTTTCAGGAAGCCAGACTCTGACTTTGCCTGACCAGTCAGCCATAGACTCGACACTCTGTTCACTACAAATTCTCGATGGAACGATCGCTAAGAGTACGACTCTTTTCCCTAACTTTGCAGTGAAGGAAGCCGCATTCTTAGATGGTCGTGAAGTGAAGGCTCTTAATCAAGATGAGTCATTAACCACACCAATTGCGAATAGTACCAATCGTTCCGATCTCTATAATCTCGAAATAGAACAGCGTGAGCCGCTAGAGATTCGGGTGACGGATCTCGATATGGAAATATTGCGATCGACAACTATCTCAGGGACTAACAACACTACTAATGGCGTAAATCCAGACTACTTACTACCCTACAGTGGCGTTGTCTATGCGACTCGTGATGATTCACTACCTGACCTCAGTTATTTTGATACTGACACAAGCGGAAATCCTGTCACTACTTTGATGAGCAAGCGGCGATCGCTAAGTTCAACCGATTTTCGTCTTGATCCCTCCCGTCGCCCCAATGGCATTCGTCTACGGAATGGAACTCGTCTCTGGCGTGGTACTGGTACTACGCAGCCAAATTATAGTACAGCCACCCAAGGCGAAAAGGGATTGATTTTAGTTTCTAACGATCCTGTATATGTCAAGGCTGACGGTGGTGGATTTAACCTGCATACGGCTGAGGAGTTTACAACTGCACTGGCTAGTGATTGGAGTAATTTCTACACTCGAACCACTCTAAATCCTAACTTTGCCTATCGTCCAGGACAGGCTCAAGCCTCATCAGGAGGATCTGGTGGTGATCAATGGCGACCAGCGACGGTAATTTCTGATGGTATTACGGTGCAGTCGGGTAGCTTCGCAGAAGGTTTCCGCGATCAAGGTGACTATGACCTTCGCAATAACCGTAACTCCTCGACCAATACGAACTGGGAAGATCGCAGTCAAACTACTAAATTACTCAGTCAAACGGTTGGGTTAGGCAGTGCTTCTCTCTCAGAGCGCCAAGATTTACCATCGATCAAGCGCCTGAGTATGGGCTTCTTGAACAATAACTTTGTCACTAGTTACAACTGGCTGCCTGATGCAACTGTTGCCGATACAATCTCAGGAAATTCGGGAACCTACCCCGCCTTTACCGCTCTTGGTGCTGCAACTGCTACCTCTGATGTTGACTCCAATCTCTGGCCTGGACTGGGTAGCACGAACACTAATAGTTATCTCTCTAATGGTGTCACTCCTGTCCAGCGTCGGGTGATCTTTGGTGAATATGGCATGGAGATTTGCCGTAAGGTTCCTGCCTCGGAATGTACTTTTAGTGATTGGGTCAAAGATGGTGCAGGGACAACAGCACTACCAAATGCTACTGGTACGACTGCACCAACACCAGCGGCTGCACCTCGATATATTGCGTCTGCGGATGAGCGGTTCCCCCGTCGTTTGTCATTCTTGCGCTATGACGATATCTATAATGATGGGAACCAAGCACTTATCATGGCAGCAGGTTCTTGTCCTGACCTCAACAACTGGTGGCCGATGCCCATTGGTGTTGTTAATGGGAATACTGATGCAACGGCGGCTTCTAATGCTGGCTATACCTATCCACAGGTACTAGGCGATCGCACTACACCCTTTAGTCTGTCTAACAGCACCGCCTATGGCAATGTTGGCTGTCCTTCAATACATCCTGTAGTCAGATTTGATAACAATAATGACATTGGTGACGTTGAGGGTAGAAGTATCTATACCTTGCCCCAAAGTCCTCCTGATGCGGGTGACCCCTTGCTTTCAGGCGCAATCACATCTTCTAACCCTCAGAACCCACCTCTACGCCAAGGTGATCTCCCCACAAGTTATCCTGCCCCAACTACTGCTAATACAACAGCATCCGACTATGTAAAGACCAATGACTATGCCCCGATTGTGGCTAGTGGCAATCTGCCCGAACCAAACTTTATTGTTCCTAATACCAATAACTCTACCGACAACCCCGTCACATGGCCCGGACATACCAAACGAAATGTTGTTCGTCAGTATCCTCCAGCCACTGGCACAAGTACAACTCTAGCTACTAATGATGGATCAGGCAATACCGCTTCCAATCCTCCGACAAACCTAAGATTGAACAATAACGCTATTTATCGCCCCTATACATTTAGGGTAATTGTTGATAATCCCAACACTGCGAATAACAGCGATCCAGCTACTGGAACTCCTGCAACTCCGATCACCGTGGAGATTTCTACGGAAGATCCTAATCCCACCTCATTAACGGGATTGGATAGTAACGCATCACATATTGCTAAGCGCGGACTGTACTTAGGCACAGGGGCAACAGGGCTGCAACCTCAGGTGAAAAACACTTCCTATGGAGGTAGTGCTACTCAAACTACGCCTGCTAATCAGATTGGGCTTGAAGAAGCGATCACCGCTCGTGGATCTGGTACTGGTACTGACTATCTCTCGACTATTTATCGATGGAATGGTACAACTTGGGTTCCTGCCGACTATGTGGGTACTCCTGCGGCGGGCGGTAAACAAGTTCTCAAATTCCCCGACACCACTAATCCTCAATGTTCAGCAATCACTTCTGGCACTACTACCTGTTTCCAATGGGTAACAGTCTTGGTTGTCCGCGATAGTGCGGTTGAGGAAAGAGAAAGATTCCGTGTGCGGATTGATAATCCGAATGAGAAGGATACAGGTGCTGTATTAAGAACCGTTACTGCTCCTAGCACCACAAGCAATGCCAATGCTTGGGATTATCGTTGGGTCAGGATTGACAATGACGATGCGCCATCAACTGGTGGAACACCAACACCAACACCAACGCCAACACCAACGCCAACGCCAATCCCAACGCCAACACCAATCCCAACGCCAACACCAGTACCAACACCAATCCCAACGCCAACACCGAAACCAACACCAACACCAGTACCAACACCAACACCAACACCGAAGCCTGTCACTCCAACACCAGTACCAACACCAACACCAGTAGCAACACCAACACCGAAACCAACACCAACACCAACACCGAAACCAACACCAACACCAACACCAACACCTATTCCTATTGGTCCTGGAACGATCTTCCCTCAAAGAGCCTTTAGTCATACACGCTTGCCATTCTCGGCAATCATGCCTCGTATTCCTGAATCTAGCCCCTTAGCTGCTGCCTATCCCGCAGCTCCTACTGGCACAACTAACTATCCTTTCCCCAGCTATGCAGGATCATCTGGCTATTCATTTGTTCCTAACACTAAAGGCAATAGTGCTTGGGGCGTACCTGTAGCCAACCAATTCCCCGACATTGCCCCTGATCAAGCACCTTATGTCTCTGGTGGTACTGCGGCAACTGAAAATGCTCAGACTCCGATGTTGCCTGGAATGTCTAAGCTTGTTCCTCAGAGGGTAGCGCGATCGCTATGGTATAGAACTACCTCTGCCAACAGCGATCCGACTGGTGATAGTGCTGACACCCAATATGAAAACACGCGCAACCTATTTATCTACAACACCAGCTATGACTCAACCGCAGCTAATCCCGCATCCAATGGCACATTTAACACCAATCAACCTGCGCCATTAATCTTGCCTGAAACAGTTTGTATCAATCCCACAACGGGCTTGGTAGATAAAACCTGTACTGATGCAGGAGCGACCCTCAATCTCAATTTACCTGCTAACACTACATTCCCCAATGGTAGTGCGACCAACCAACCTGCATCGTCATTTACAGTTTGTGGTGCAACGGGTGCTTCACGTCGATATCAAGCAACTCAGCAGCTTGGTACGACATTCCTCAATGACATTACAGGTAATAGTTGTCCGACTACATTGGGCAATCCAAGAAGTGCGATCGTGAGTTTTGCCTCAGGTTTGACTACTACTAACTTCACCACTGGTCAAGCAGTATCGCTGAGTGGGTCTGGTACTACTTGGTCGGTGAATGCCCTTAGCAGCACTAAACCTAATGTCTTAGATTTAACGGCTGCTAATTTCACCTCACTGCTTAATTCGACCCTTACCTTAAATGCCAATGGCAATACCGATCCGACATTCATACTACGCGCACCTGATTCTGCGGATATCACCATTGATGGTTTGTATGTCAAGTTGCAAGGTGTCGATCCTAACAAGGTATTTTGGCTATTCCCTAGATTGGGACCAAAAGCTCTAACGATTCAGGGTACTACTGTTAGCAAACCCACTGTACTGGTCGGTAACTTTATTGGAACGATGCCCGCCACTGGTGGAGCCAGAGATACTGTAACAGGGTTAAATATTGGACCCACTTACAGTGGTCAGGGTGTTGCGATTAGAAGTGCGAGATTCTTAGGATTTAGAGCAGTTAATGTCAAACAAGCTGCGACCGAATCAGCAGTTACACCTGTGGTCTCACCAGCAGCGATCGGAGTTGACTCCACAGCGATGATTACTGCCATGACTACCGTCAATCAGCCCGTCGTTGTTCCCGTGATCCAACTTCACTCACCGATCTCCAAAACAGTCGCAGCTTCTACCCCCGCTGCTACTGCCGCAGCAATGCCACAGCCCACTGGTTATAACCAGAAGTATCTGAATGGTATTAATGGTAATCCTGCCGCCGCCGCAACCCCAGGTGATGGCACAGGTCAATGGACACAGCGAGCAAGTGCCGCTACAGTCAATATTTACTTCGTAGCAGGTAACACCCCATCGCGTTCCTATGTGCCATATACCACATCGGCAACAGCTGTTACACCTAACACAACAATTTATACAGGTGAGACAGGCGGTGGCTTGCACAACTTTGTCCGCTTTATGGAGAACTGGACAGGTCAAACCCTACAGATCTCAGGTGGATTTATTCAAAATACCCGTAGTGTCTTTGCCACTGCACCATTCTCGGCAACTGCACCTTACAGCAGCCTTTCCGTCACTGGATGTACTACGACTTTGTCCTATGCGACCCGTGACACCTGTATTGAGACCAGTAGCGATATGCAGACTTGGTTTACCAATCCTTCTGCCGTTACTGATCCCCTCAGCAACTTTGCCAAGTATTACCAGTCCGTCACAGTGCAGTCAGTGCCTTTCTACTCACCACCTCGCAGAAAATGGGGATTTGACGTTGGTTTGCTAGTCCAACAGCCCGACTTGTTCGCGCAAAGGTTCTCGCAAGCGTTGCCTAACCCCAACGAGTTCTTTAGAGAGGCAACCAAAGATGATCCTTGGATCAAAACTATGCTCTGTGCCTTACAGCCTGATCCCACTAAACTTGAGACAGACAATACCGCAGCCGATATCATCAATGTTGGCTATAAGCAAAAACTAGGTACTAAACCCTCAAATTACACAAGCTATGCACTTGGTAGCAAAGAGCGTCCATCCGATTGCGATACGCTAACTGCAAACAAGGTCTATAATCCTGCTTAGATCCTCTAAAGAAAAAGTGTTTTTTTCATACGTCCTGAGTCTATGAAAAAAACACTTTTAGATCTTTTTTAAATAAGTTCTTGGCAGTAAAATCTAGAGCTTAGAATTTACGGAAAATAACTAAACAGACTAGTTGTATCAATCGCTCCTCATTAAGGTGATCCGCTATGCGAAAAATAAATACTCGTTTATTCCTCATCAAGTATTTGCTATCTACGCAAGCAGGATTTTCGCTGCTAGAGGCTCTTATGGCAGTGGTCGTAGTGAGCATTCTCATGACTGCGATTTTGCCTATGATCGTATTGACTACTGCTACAAGAGTCCAGTCGCGGCGAGTTGACCTAGCTACACAGGCAGCCCGTGGCTATGTCGATGGTGTCCGCTCAGGTGTAATTGACATCACATCGACAGGGGCATCCTTTCCATTTTTGAATACCGACACTGCCCGAAATCAATATTTCCAAAGTACACCAGCACCAAACAATACTAATATCAGTAGTCTGAATGCGATCCAAGGGGTCAAGATAGATACTAATTCCAATGGCTTTAGTATTAATGATCCGCAGGATTTAGTGATTCAGCCGATGCGTACTACTGGTACAGATTTATCAACGCAGGGCTTTTATATGCAGGTGCGGGTATACCGAGCTGATGCTTTTCAACAGGATGCTTCAGGAAATCTCACAGCACTGCAATCAGGACTGACATTGCAGACAGGAAATGATGAGTCAGCCTGTCCAAATGGTCGTCAAACCATCACTAATACTGGCGGAGCCAAAAATTGTCCTTTGGTAATTATGAAGGTTGATATTAATCCTCCAACAAGTACGCTTAGTCAGATTAAAAGTCGTTTATAGAGATGACTTGGATATTTGAAATTTTATAGATTTTTATTGAATATTCATTCTTAATAGCAACTTCTATCCCAACTTTTTGGACTGCCATGATTTTCTCAATACGTAAATTATTCAGGGTTAATCGTTCTTATCAAAGGCTGCATGGCGATCGCCATTTGCGGCTGTGGTTTGAGCTAAAGATATTTTTTAAACGGTTGCTCTCAAGAATATTCACTACAGGCGATCGCTGGACTGCGCGAGTTAAAGGTTTCACTTTAATTGAACTATTGATTGCGATTTTGATGGCTACTGTGATCATTAGTACATTGCTTGCCTTTACCGTCAATATTATGGATACGGATCGCAAGGAACAAGCAAAGGTGGAATCTCAAGGAGAAGTGCAAGCTGCTCTCAACTACATATCTGACGATTTACAAGAGTCTGTCTATATCTATAACGCTGATAGTTTAAATAACAACAGTCCCAACGGGATCAAAGATCAGCTTCCCAGTTTTACTAATAGCACTCCAGTTTTAGTCTTTTGGAAGCGTAAATACTTTGCGCCTACAGATATCGTCAATGTAGGCGGCGCAAACACCAAAGCTGTAGGCTGCTTGGAATATGGAACATCAACGACGAATGGAACTTGTAGTCCAACTACGCCAACTGGATCTGGTCGATATACCTATTCTCTGGTGGCTTACTATCTGATCTATGACAATGCTAATGGCGCAAATACAGACTGGTCTAATGCCGCAAGATTAGGACGTTGGGAAATCAGTGATGGTCTGCGTGCATCTTGCCAAGCGGATTACAATGCTACACCTACAGCTTGTAATGAGCCGAAGCCAATTGACAGGGTGGATGTGACTCCATCGACATCTACTCCATCTTCAGGAGTTAATTTTATTAATTATTGGACTTTACCTGATCGAGGTTTTAGACCATTTGATATTCAAGGTGGAACTTTAGAATTCCTCATGAATAAATGGACAAAAACTAGTGCAGCCTACACTGGTAGTTTGACAACCTTGATAGATTTTATTGATGACACGCCTTACAACACCTTGCAAGACAATACTACCCTTGGTGATACCCCCATTGATATTGTGATTGGTCCAAATACAACAGTTTCAGGTAAGACAGTTAATTCTGACTGTTTGGATCAGGGCAAAGGAGTTGGTGGCACATTAACAGCAGCAAATACAACTACTCAAAGAATTCCTGGTGCATTTTCTACTACTTCCTCTAATGCGGCGGAAAAGCTGAGTAGCTTTTATGTATGTGTGAACTCTAGTCAAAATGTTGCAAGGATCTATTTGAGAGGTAATGCTATAGCAAGGTTGAGACCAAATCAAATCGAAAGTCAAAGAAGTATCTCTACAGACAACACTGCATTTTTAACAACAGGTAATGTCAGAGCTTTTGGACGAGGTAAGGTTTTTACTCAATAGTTTTTTATTTTTCTATTGGGGGACTGCCCCAAGCAAGACCTCAATTCGCAAATCCTTTAGGAGAGATTCCAATGCTGTGGTTATCTAAACATAATAGAAAGTTATTGTTGCTATTAGTACGAAATCGCGATCGCGGCTTTACCTTGATTGAGGTTTTAGCAGTATTGGTGATCGTTGGGGTTTTATCAGCGATCGCGGCTCCCGGCTGGCTAGGATTTTTGAATAATAATCGTCTCAGCGCTTCTCAAAGTCGAGTTTTTAGTACGATCAAAGATGCTCAATCTACGGCTAAGAGAACTAATACACCTACAACTTTTACAATCGCTAACTCATCGAATGGAGCTTATGTTGTCACTAGCCGATCACAAGCTCAATATTTAGAACAAGGTGTACAGGTTCTATCGGTTAATAAACAGACTGCACCAACATCGGTTACATTACCATTAACAATTTCGTTTAACGCACAAGGACTGCCTACTACGGTTAATAATGCTGCCTTTACTGATTTTCCCCTGCGGATCACTTTAAATACTCCCGATACTCCCAACCGCAAACGCTGTACCACGATCACGACAATTTTGGGTTCAGTCAAATCAGGATCTGATACAGACTGCCCTTAAAATTAACGTCATTTCGACGAGGGCAGAAAATGGAAAAAATCGCTAAGCGATTTTTTCCATTTTCTGCCATTTGTGCGGCGCGAAGCGCCGCACAAATGGCGTTATCGAACTTACATTAAAATTAACCTCAGTTCGGGTTAAGCTGGCAAATTTTAAAAGCCCAAAAGAAAAAGCTTTGCTACGCAAAGCTTTTTCTTTTGGGCTTTGAGAGAGGGTTTGCGTAGCAAACCCTCTCTCAAAGCCCGTTTCAAAATTATCCCGAACTCGCGTTAAAATTATCTGTAAATAGAGTGTAAATATAGGAATAATTTGCTAAACTGACAATTACCCGATAATTACACTTAAAAGTCATAAGATACTATGTTACGGACTGTGAGGGGATATCGCCAAAGAAGCCGCGATCGCCATCGTAAAGTTAGGGGCTTTACACTACTGGAAATCTTAGTTGTCATCGCAATCATCGGCATTTTAGCGGCGATCGCGTCTCCCTCTTGGCTAGGCTTTGTCAACAACCAAAGGTTAAACGCTACCCAAAGCCGTACTGTTAGCATTTTGCGCTTAGCTCAGAGTAATGCCAAACGGAGCAACACAATGTGGCAGGCTTCTTTTAGAAATACGCCCAATGTTTCTCAATATGCAGTGCATCCTGCGCCTACTGCCAATACCAATCAAGCATATTGGGATAATCTACCTTGGCAAAACTTTGACGAAGGAGTGCGGATTGTCGAGAATACAGAAACTCCACCCAAGACAACATTGACGCAATTGACGGCAGTTCCTGAGCCAGATGTATATCGTGTACAGTTTACAGAACAGGGGAATCCTAATGGAATTGGAGAATTGGGACGGATTACGTTTGTCGCTAGAGTGGGCGATCGCAAAAAATGTGTGATTATTTCAACTTTACTAGGCTCAATGCGCCAAGCTGAAAGTTCGGGATGCAATCAAACTTAGCAAAATATCTTTATCTCTTTCGAGGTTTAGGAATAATTGTCTCAATGGGTAAATCTTCGCTCAATAGATAGGTAACGGCTTTATCACTAAGGAGCATGGCTTTGGAGAGAAGCGATCGCGCAGTGCTATGGTCAGGTAAATATAGCTTGAGGATTTTGCGCTTGATTAATGGAGCTGTTGTGGAAAGTTTACTTCTAGCATTGCGCCACTCGGCATCAGAGCGACAAAATAGGCGCAGAGCAAGATCAACTGTTGGCTGTCGGCAGTTGGTATCGTCATTATTCAAAAACGTAAAGAGTCTTTCATAACGACGGCTAATTTCGGGGGCAAGGCAGAGAATGAGTAGATCGCGCTCGAAATGACCTAGCTCTAAGCGATCGCACAGGGTCGGAATTGCTAAGCGAATATTATGGTGTTGGCTTGCTTCAAGGCGATCTCCATAGCGTCCGAGGGGATGGTGAATTTGGGGCGGGTGATTAGGAACTAAACTGCCACCTTTAGAAGGATCGATCGCGATAAAGCCTTTCCACCAATGACTGGTCGAGCGATCAATAGTTGACTTTGCCACACGATCAACCTCTTGATTAGTTTGACGTTGTTTTGATAGCGATCTCATCAACACACGATCAAGCCATGCCAGTTCCGCCTTGAGATACG from Pseudanabaena sp. Chao 1811 encodes the following:
- a CDS encoding pilus assembly FimT family protein, yielding MLWLSKHNRKLLLLLVRNRDRGFTLIEVLAVLVIVGVLSAIAAPGWLGFLNNNRLSASQSRVFSTIKDAQSTAKRTNTPTTFTIANSSNGAYVVTSRSQAQYLEQGVQVLSVNKQTAPTSVTLPLTISFNAQGLPTTVNNAAFTDFPLRITLNTPDTPNRKRCTTITTILGSVKSGSDTDCP
- the hpsC gene encoding hormogonium polysaccharide secretion pseudopilin HpsC; this translates as MIFSIRKLFRVNRSYQRLHGDRHLRLWFELKIFFKRLLSRIFTTGDRWTARVKGFTLIELLIAILMATVIISTLLAFTVNIMDTDRKEQAKVESQGEVQAALNYISDDLQESVYIYNADSLNNNSPNGIKDQLPSFTNSTPVLVFWKRKYFAPTDIVNVGGANTKAVGCLEYGTSTTNGTCSPTTPTGSGRYTYSLVAYYLIYDNANGANTDWSNAARLGRWEISDGLRASCQADYNATPTACNEPKPIDRVDVTPSTSTPSSGVNFINYWTLPDRGFRPFDIQGGTLEFLMNKWTKTSAAYTGSLTTLIDFIDDTPYNTLQDNTTLGDTPIDIVIGPNTTVSGKTVNSDCLDQGKGVGGTLTAANTTTQRIPGAFSTTSSNAAEKLSSFYVCVNSSQNVARIYLRGNAIARLRPNQIESQRSISTDNTAFLTTGNVRAFGRGKVFTQ
- a CDS encoding type II secretion system protein yields the protein MLRTVRGYRQRSRDRHRKVRGFTLLEILVVIAIIGILAAIASPSWLGFVNNQRLNATQSRTVSILRLAQSNAKRSNTMWQASFRNTPNVSQYAVHPAPTANTNQAYWDNLPWQNFDEGVRIVENTETPPKTTLTQLTAVPEPDVYRVQFTEQGNPNGIGELGRITFVARVGDRKKCVIISTLLGSMRQAESSGCNQT